Below is a genomic region from Streptomyces sp. RPA4-2.
GCGCGGGAAGGTGGCCAGCACGCCGTCGATGTCCCAGGCGATCTCGGCGACCGTGTGCTGCAGGACGACCGCCTCGCGCTTCTTGCGCAGTTCGGCGTCGGGCTGCGGGAGATCCGCGCCGGGCAGAGTGAATTCGTGTGCTTCGGTGGCCATGACCATTCCTCCACGCATCGGCCTGTTCGGTTGCCGCCGACGCTAGGGCGGCGCGCTCGCTCGGCCCTCGTTTCCGGCTCGAACCGCCTGGCCCGGGGCGGGTGGTGACGGGCTGTCAGGCAGTGGGCTGCAGGCGGGGGGGTGTCCTGGGGCGGGCGGTAGGTGGGGCGGTAGCCGCAGGCCAGGCCGAGCGGGGCGAGCAGCAGGCACAGGCCCATGTCGAGGGGGGAAGGGGCGGCCGGTGACGACGCGGTACTCGTCGCGGAAGGCGAGGGCGAGCAGCGGCATCTGCAGGCGGGGGGTGCCGTCGGGGCGCAGCTTACCTTCGTTGGTCAGTCCCCACAGGGTCTCGAAGACGGTTTCGGTCTGGTAGGCGGGGGTGGTGCGCCAGATGACCCGGGTGGTCTCGGGGCCGGGGTTCCACATGGAGTGGACGGCGCCCGGGGGGATGTGGAAGTCGGCGCCCTGGTCGTACTCGTGGAGGGTGCCGTCGAGCTGGAGGTGGAGGCGGCCGCTTTCCAGGCGCATGTGTTCGGTCTGGCGGGGGTGGTAGTGCTGGGGCGGTTTGATGACGGCGGGCGCGTATTCGACGGCGACCTCGACGTAGGCGCCGTCGGTCTCGGCGGCGGTGGTCAGGAAGGTGAGGGTGTCTTTTCCGAGGCGCAGGGTGTCTCCGGGGCGGGCCATCGGGTGCCTCTTCTCGTCCGGTGAGGGGGGGTGGCGGGGTGGGTCAGGCGGTGCGGGTGCCGGCGGGGGTGGTGCGGTGGCGGGGCAGTCCGAAGTAGGCGGTGAGGAGGTTGAGGACGCCGATGCTTAGGCGGCGATCCAGAAGCCCAGGTGGAGGCCGTCCAGCCAGGCCAGGGCGGGGGCGGTGTGGGCGGTGAGTTCGCTGGTGGTGCGGGTCAGGGCGCTGGTGGCGACGGTGGCGACGCCCAGCGAGGCGCCGACCTGGAAGGCGGCGACCAGGACGCCGGAGGCGATGCCCTGCTGGTGGGGCGGGATGTCGGAGACGCCGTGCACGTTGACGGGGATGCCGCAGCACTGCATGGAGGCGCCCAGGATGAGCAGGGCGGGCAGCAGGTGCAGCAGGTAGTTGCCGTCGGAGGGGGCCTGGGTGAGCAGGAGCAGGCCCAGCAGGGAGTAAGCGCTTACCAGGTAGACGGGGCGGGGGGCCGCGGTGCATGACGCGGGTGGCGGGGGCCGTGACCAGGATGGCGACGATGCCCAGGGGCAGGAACGCGAAGCCGGACTTGAGGGTGGAGTAGCCCAGGGTGCGTTGCAGGTAGTAGCTGCACAGGAAGAGGACGGAGGCCTGGACGGCGCTGGTCAGGACGCGGCCGAGGCCGGCGGTGGCCAGGGAGCGGGTGGCGAACAGGTGCAGCGGCATCAGCGGGTCGGCGGCGCGGCGTTCGATGAGGACGAACGCGGCCAGCAGGGCGAGGGCGGCGGCGGCCGGGGCGAGGACGTAGGGCGGGGAGGCGGCGCCGTGGTCCTGGATGTTGACGATGGCGTAGACGAGGGCGGCCAGGCCCGCGGTGACGGTGGCGGCGCCGGCCAGGTCGGGGCGGGAGCCGCGGACGGCGGTGTCGGGGCGGCCGCGGGAGAGCAGCAGGACGCCGGCGACGGCGACGGCGCCGAAGGGGAGGTTGATGTAGAAGATCCAGCGCCAGCTGAGGCTGTCGGTGATCAGGCCGCCGGCGATGACGCCGAGGGTGCCGCCGAGGCCGGCCAGGGCGGCCCAGACGGCGAGTGCGGTGGTGCGTTCGCGGCCGCGCGGGAAGGTGGTGGTGACCAGGGACATCGCGGCGGGTGAGAGGAAGGCGGCGCCGCAGCCCTGCAGGGCGCGGGCGGCGATGAGCAGGCCGGCGTCGCCGGCCAGGCCGCACAGCAGGGAGGCGGCGGTGAACAGCAGGGCGCCGAGCAGGAAGGTGCGGCGCCTGCCCCAGCGGTCGGCGGTGCGGCCGCCGAGCAGCATGAGGCCGCCGAAGCACAGGATGTAGGAGGTCAGCACCCATTCGATGGCGGTGGGGCCGGCGCCGAGGTCGTTCTGGACGGCGGGCAGGGCGAGGTTCACCACGGTGGTGTCCAGGAGCACCATGAACTGGGCGAGGGCGACGAAGACGAGCAGGCGCCAGCGGCGCGGGTCGGCCGCGGCGCCGTCGGCGTCGGCGTCGGGTGCGCGGTCCTTGGTGCGGGCGGCGGCGGGGTGGTCGGTGGTCATGGCTCCCTCTCCAACGGGTCTGCCTCCCGCCCCGCCCCCGGCGCCGCCCCCCCGGGGGGCGGGCGGCCGGGAAGGGGGCGGCCCGGTCAGGCGGCGGGTGCTTCGATGTAGCTGAGGGCGTTGTAGATGGTGCGGTCGGGGTCGGTGATGGCGCGCCGGCCGTGCATGACGCGGGTGTTGTCGATGACGGCGGCGTCGCCGTCCTGCCAGTCGAGGTTCTCGGTGAGGCGGGCGGTGACCTCTTCGACCTCGGCGAGCAGGGGTGCGGGCAGTTCGGTGGTGTCGGCGAAGGTGATGGTGGGCTTCTCGTAGTTGAAGGAGGGGCCCAGGATGCTGTTGGCGAAGGAGGGGCGGGGGCCGAAGACGGTGGGGGTAGAAGCGGCGGGGGTGCGGAAGGAGTAGCGCACGCCGCCGTCGTCCTGGGGGTGATCTCGGTGCCGGGCAGTTGTCCGGCCAGCGCGAGGAGTTCGCTCACCTGGATCTGGTCGGCGGGCTTGGTGCGGCCCAGCAGGTGGTGGGCCATGGCGCGCCACTGGGGTTCGCCGACGTAGCGGCTGTAGACGATGTCCTGGGCGGCGAACGCGGTGCGGGCCTGGTCGCTGAGGGCGTCCCAGACGCGGTAGCCGTCGCAGACGGTGGTCTGGGAGCCGGAGGAGGCGGCCTTCTCGCAGAAGAACCAGGCGAGGTGGGAGCGGAAGGGGCTGTTGCCGTTCTCGGTGTGCAGGCCGACCTCGTCGAAGCCGGCGTCGACCTTCTGGGCGACCTCGGAGTAGAAGTCGCGGGCGGGGTCGAGGGTGGTGGAGGTGGAGGTGTTCTGGACCAGGGCGGTGAAGGCGTCCATGTCGGCGCCGAAGCCGCGCAGCAGCAGGAAGCCGGCCTGGGCGATGAGGTCGCGCAGTTCCTTGGGGTCGATGCCGTCGAGGCCGCCGGGGCCCGCGGGCTGGACCAGCAGGCCGCTGCCGGTGCCGTAGGGCGTGGTCTGCACAGCCGTGCTCATGCCTTCTCCTTGGTCTGCTGGGGTGCCGCGGCGGGGGTCCGGGTGAGGACGTGGTGGCGGATGACGTCGCGGCGGGGGCGGCCGGTGACGGTGAAGCAGGTGGCGTAGGCGGGGTCGTCCTCGGACATGAGGTGGACGACGGCGGCGCGTTCGATGCCGGAGAGTTTGCGCCGGCCGAATTCGGTGATGCGGCTGCGGGCGGTGTCGGGGTCGAGGGCGGCGTCGATGACGAACAGGCCGTGCACGTCGTCGAGGCCGTCGGCGATGACGGCGGCCTCGCGGATGAAGCCGAGTTCGCGGTAGCGGGCCTCGACCCATTCGGGGGCGACGTTGCGGCCGCCGGCGGTGATGACGAGGTTCTTCTTGCGTCCGGTGATGCGCAGGTAGCCGTCGTCGTCGATCTCGGCGAGGTCGCCGGTGTGCAGGCGGCCCTGGTCGTCGACGACGACGCTGGAGGGGTCCTCGCGGGTGTAGCCGGCGAACAGGGAGGTGCTGCGGATGAGGAGTTCGCCGTCGTCGGCGAGTTCGGCGTGCACGTGGTCCAGGGGGCGGCCGACGGTGCCGAAGCGGACTTCGCCGGGGAAGTTCCAGGACACCACGGAGGAGTTCTCGCTCAGTCCGTAGCCCTCGTGGACGGTCAGTCCGTGGGCGTGCAGGCGCTGGAGGATCTCGGGCGGGACGGGGGCGCCGCCGCAGGCGATGAAGACGGGGCCGTCGTGTCCGAAGATCCGCCGGTGGCGTTCGGTGACGCTCTCGGCGGGCTGCTGGTCGCACAGGGCGAGGAAGAGGCCGGCGACGGTGGGCGGGACGACCAGGGCGGTGGGGCGGGCCTGGCGCAGCAGGGTGAGCATGCGCGGTGCGGCGTCGGCGGCGGTGCCGACCAGGGCGGTGCCGGGGGGCAGGAAGGACACCGAACCGCCGGCCAGGAAGGGCATGTAGAGGCCGGCGACCTGTTCGATGAGCAGGCTGAGGGGGACGATCGACAGGTACCGCTCGAAGATCGCCGGGCGGGTGCGGGTGCGCAGCGAGGTGAGCAGTGCGTCCAGGCCGTGCCAAGCGGATCTGCACGCCTTTGGGGGCGGAGGTGGTGCCGGAGGTGTGGATGACCTTGACGACGGCGTCGTCGCCGGGGACGGGCGGGTGGGGGGCGGGGGGCCGGGCGATCAGGGCGGGCAGGTCGAGGGCGGTGGTGGGGCAGTACGGCGGGCAGCACGGGGTCGGGGGTGGCGGCCGTCCAGCGGGTCAGGGCCGCGCTGCCCGCGGTGTCGGTCAGGCACAGGTCGGCGCTCTCCAGGAGGGAGGCGGCCTGCTGGGCGGTGAAGGCGGTGGGTACGGGGATCTCGACGGCGCCGGCGAACAGGGCGGCGAGGTCGGCGGCCACCCATTCGGGGGAGTTCTCGGCGAGCAGTCCCACCCGGGCGGGCCGGCCCAGGGTGCGGGCCAGGTCGGTGAGGTCGGCGGCCAGGGCCAGGGCGGTGCGCAGGAGGTCGCGGTAGCTGTGGGCGGTGCCCTCGCCGCCGTCGGCGGCCAGGACGCGGACCATGACGGCGTCGCTGTCGGCCTGCTGGAGCAGTCCGCGGGCCAGGGACAGGGGTGCGGTGTCAGGCGGCACGGGTCAGCACCCCCTGCCGGTCCGGGCGGTTGCTCAGCAGCCGCATGTCGACCGAGGTGAAGCAGTAGCGGCCGATGGCGGCCAGCAGCAGGGTGGACTGTTCGGCGGCCTCGGCGTAGCCGACGACGGGCCGGGTGTCGTAGTAGGTGCCCCAGGAGGCGCGTTCGTCCAGGGGCAGGCGTTCGGGCGAGGCGTCGGCGAGGGGGTGGAAGACGCAGCCGAGGCGCTGCATGAGCGCGGCGAGCCGGCCGGTCATCGTCATGACGGCGTAGGGGCGGCCCAGGCAGGCCATGATCAGCGGGATCGCTTTGATGATCTCGGCGCCGGCGGCGGCCCGTACGGAGGCGATGGAGCCGATCTGCAGGACCTGGGAGCGTTTGACGGGGGTGCCGACGGCCTGGGTGATGACGTCTTCGACGGGAGCGTCGAGATAGCGTTCCAGCAGGATGGTCTCTTCCTCGGGGAAGGACAGGCCGGCGCAGGCGAGGACTTCCTCCTGGCCGTCGGCGGTGTCCTCGAAGAAGGCGAGGAAGCCGTCCGGGTCGGGGGTGATGCTGGCCCGGTACTGCTTGGCGAACACCAGCCGGGCCAGGTCCGCGGCGGTCTGCCAGTCCGGGGTGCCGCGCTCGGACAGGGTGATTCTCATGTGCTGCGCTCCCTAACAGGGTGGGGTGGGACGCGAGGCGGACTCATCGCCCGAGCACCGCGGAACGGTGCGCGGCCGGCCGGGCGCTGAGGGCGAGTTCCGCGGCCCGCAGGGCGCTGTTGATGGAGGTCTCGGCGAGGATGCCGGGGGCGGCGACGCTGTCGCCGGCCAGGAACACTCCGTCCCCGCGGTCGACGGCGGGCCGGTCGCGCCAGCTGAGGCCGGGCAGGTCGAGGGCG
It encodes:
- a CDS encoding TauD/TfdA family dioxygenase gives rise to the protein MRYSFRTPAASTPTVFGPRPSFANSILGPSFNYEKPTITFADTTELPAPLLAEVEEVTARLTENLDWQDGDAAVIDNTRVMHGRRAITDPDRTIYNALSYIEAPAA
- a CDS encoding thermostable hemolysin; the encoded protein is MRITLSERGTPDWQTAADLARLVFAKQYRASITPDPDGFLAFFEDTADGQEEVLACAGLSFPEEETILLERYLDAPVEDVITQAVGTPVKRSQVLQIGSIASVRAAAGAEIIKAIPLIMACLGRPYAVMTMTGRLAALMQRLGCVFHPLADASPERLPLDERASWGTYYDTRPVVGYAEAAEQSTLLLAAIGRYCFTSVDMRLLSNRPDRQGVLTRAA
- a CDS encoding AMP-binding protein, with translation MDALLTSLRTRTRPAIFERYLSIVPLSLLIEQVAGLYMPFLAGGSVSFLPPGTALVGTAADAAPRMLTLLRQARPTALVVPPTVAGLFLALCDQQPAESVTERHRRIFGHDGPVFIACGGAPVPPEILQRLHAHGLTVHEGYGLSENSSVVSWNFPGEVRFGTVGRPLDHVHAELADDGELLIRSTSLFAGYTREDPSSVVVDDQGRLHTGDLAEIDDDGYLRITGRKKNLVITAGGRNVAPEWVEARYRELGFIREAAVIADGLDDVHGLFVIDAALDPDTARSRITEFGRRKLSGIERAAVVHLMSEDDPAYATCFTVTGRPRRDVIRHHVLTRTPAAAPQQTKEKA
- a CDS encoding cupin domain-containing protein, with amino-acid sequence MARPGDTLRLGKDTLTFLTTAAETDGAYVEVAVEYAPAVIKPPQHYHPRQTEHMRLESGRLHLQLDGTLHEYDQGADFHIPPGAVHSMWNPGPETTRVIWRTTPAYQTETVFETLWGLTNEGKLRPDGTPRLQMPLLALAFRDEYRVVTGRPFPPRHGPVPAARPARPGLRLPPHLPPAPGHPPACSPLPDSPSPPAPGQAVRAGNEGRASAPP
- a CDS encoding MFS transporter, translated to MTTDHPAAARTKDRAPDADADGAAADPRRWRLLVFVALAQFMVLLDTTVVNLALPAVQNDLGAGPTAIEWVLTSYILCFGGLMLLGGRTADRWGRRRTFLLGALLFTAASLLCGLAGDAGLLIAARALQGCGAAFLSPAAMSLVTTTFPRGRERTTALAVWAALAGLGGTLGVIAGGLITDSLSWRWIFYINLPFGAVAVAGVLLLSRGRPDTAVRGSRPDLAGAATVTAGLAALVYAIVNIQDHGAASPPYVLAPAAAALALLAAFVLIERRAADPLMPLHLFATRSLATAGLGRVLTSAVQASVLFLCSYYLQRTLGYSTLKSGFAFLPLGIVAILVTAPATRVMHRGPPPRLPGKRLLPAGPAPAHPGPLRRQLPAAPAARPAHPGRLHAVLRHPRQRARRLRHPAPPAGHRLRRPGRRLPGRRLAGRRHRRHQRPDPHHQRTHRPHRPRPGLAGRPPPGLLDRRLSIGVLNLLTAYFGLPRHRTTPAGTRTA